From a region of the Coffea arabica cultivar ET-39 chromosome 3e, Coffea Arabica ET-39 HiFi, whole genome shotgun sequence genome:
- the LOC140038499 gene encoding uncharacterized protein — protein sequence MEIHFHKRLGCLSFPQLYELSSKPASRVSFHIVRWSARPGCLTLNTDGCSKGNPGCSGGGGILRDASGGPILAFSAFFGIRSSLHAEALAMLTGLRMCVKQGFVTVDLQSDSRVLVGIIQRCFRCPWQIRPEIEQIWDLAATGVRVSHCYREANRVADILANVGVSHPQQGYIMYDSTSIIPKLAKGEIRLDKLGMSSVRRIVREVERSDRVLDSV from the coding sequence ATGGAGATTCATTTTCATAAGAGGCTTGGTTGTCTCTCATTTCCTCAGCTCTACGAGTTGTCCAGTAAGCCAGCCAGTAGAGTTAGCTTTCACATAGTGCGGTGGTCGGCAAGGCCAGGCTGTTTAACTCTGAATACGGATGGGTGCTCCAAGGGTAACCCAGGGTGTAGTGGGGGAGGTGGTATCTTGCGTGACGCTTCTGGGGGGCCTATCCTGGCTTTCTCGGCTTTCTTCGGCATACGATCGAGTTTACACGCGGAAGCCCTCGCAATGCTAACCGGCCTTCGGATGTGTGTGAAGCAAGGGTTTGTAACAGTAGACCTTCAATCGGATTCTCGGGTGTTAGTGGGGATTATCCAGCGTTGCTTCCGGTGTCCGTGGCAGATCCGGCCTGAGATAGAGCAAATCTGGGACTTGGCAGCTACCGGAGTGAGAGTCTCTCATTGCTACAGAGAAGCCAACCGGGTGGCGGATATTCTGGCCAATGTGGGTGTTTCTCACCCACAGCAGGGTTACATTATGTATGATAGCACTAGCATAATTCCGAAGTTAGCGAAGGGGGAGATTCGTTTAGACAAGCTAGGCATGTCTTCTGTTAGAAGGATAGTAAGGGAGGTGGAGCGGTCTGACCGGGTGCTGGACTCTGTGTAA
- the LOC113736827 gene encoding L-type lectin-domain containing receptor kinase IV.1-like: MSFRLITAILAYFLAHIAAGAAASNDVAFIYQGFQSSHLSLYGLAKVTKNGLLQITNTTKLQTGHAFYPHPINFKSTSNSSAFSFSTQFVFAMVPEVSGVPSPGMAFVIAPTRILTRGPSTNFIGLYDGSTTGSGTNHFFAVELDTFQDREFADINDNHIGIDINSVNSTVSRPASYQSNNRNSFDNLTLTSGQRMQLWVEYDGVDGRIDVTLAPIAAVKPNTPLLSLPYDLSPILQQTMYVGFSASSSPLDIGLTCFVLGWSFKMNGDAQALDISRLPKLPRSGPKKVSKFLIVGLPLLSLLLLFIIAFGVAYYLRRKWKFAEVLEEWELAYGPHRFKYKDLYIATKGFTEKQLLGEGGFGRVYKGVLPTNMVEVAVKKVSHQARQGMREFVAEIVSIGRLRHRNLVPFLGYCRREGELLLVYEFMSNGSLDRFLYNQPKYTLIWSQRFRVIKGVALGLLYLHEEWEQVVIHRDVKASNVLLDCELNGRLGDFGLARLYDHGTLPQSTHVAGSLGYLAPEHNRTGRATTSTDVYAFGAFLLEVACGRRPIEPRVAPAENVILVDWVFSFWKSGDILQAVDQNLGTEYVKEEAELVLKLGLLCSHSEPKLRPSMRQVLLYLEGSASLPDLSLLATGISAVGLGFAYPSGFEDITSSFASSTDKCFSHSVADSLLSGGR, from the coding sequence ATGTCATTCAGACTTATAACAGCAATCTTAGCCTACTTTCTAGCTCACATCGCAGCTGGTGCGGCAGCTTCCAACGATGTTGCGTTCATCTATCAAGGATTTCAATCATCACATCTAAGCCTGTATGGATTAGCTAAAGTCACCAAAAATGGCCTCCTGCAGATAACCAACACCACCAAATTACAGACGGGGCATGCCTTCTATCCTCATCCGATCAATTTCAAGAGCACATCCAATAGTTCAGCTTTCTCCTTTTCCACCCAATTTGTGTTTGCTATGGTACCTGAAGTCTCAGGCGTGCCTAGTCCGGGAATGGCTTTCGTTATTGCACCAACAAGAATCCTTACACGGGGGCCTTCCACAAATTTCATTGGGCTCTACGATGGTAGCACCACTGGAAGTGGAACAAATCACTTTTTTGCAGTGGAGCTTGACACTTTCCAAGACCGTGAATTTGCAGATATCAATGACAACCATATCGGCATTGATATTAACTCTGTGAATTCCACGGTGTCCCGGCCAGCAAGTTACCAATCTAACAACAGGAATTCATTTGACAACTTAACTCTTACCAGCGGCCAACGGATGCAACTCTGGGTGGAATACGATGGGGTGGATGGGAGAATCGATGTTACATTAGCTCCAATAGCTGCTGTTAAACCAAATACTCCTCTTTTGTCTTTGCCATATGACCTTTCGCCAATTTTACAGCAAACCATGTATGTTGGCTTTTCTGCATCCAGTAGTCCACTCGACATAGGGTTAACTTGTTTTGTACTGGGATGGAGCTTCAAGATGAATGGTGATGCGCAAGCGCTTGATATCTCTCGGCTGCCCAAGCTACCTCGGTCTGGACCTAAGAaagtttctaaatttttaatcgTGGGATTGCCCCTGCTTTCCTTACTTTTGCTGTTCATTATAGCTTTTGGTGTAGCTTATTATTTAAGGAGGAAGTGGAAGTTTGCAGAAGTGCTGGAAGAATGGGAACTTGCCTATGGGCCTCACAGGTTCAAGTACAAAGATTTATACATTGCCACCAAAGGGTTTACAGAAAAACAGCTGTTAGGGGAAGGCGGATTTGGCCGGGTCTACAAAGGGGTTTTGCCAACAAACATGGTTGAGGTTGCTGTCAAGAAGGTCTCTCATCAAGCAAGACAGGGAATGAGAGAATTTGTTGCAGAAATTGTCAGTATTGGTCGCTTACGCCATAGAAATTTAGTACCGTTCTTGGGTTATTGTCGGCGTGAAGGAGAGTTACTTTTGGTATATGAGTTCATGTCCAATGGTAGTCTGGACAGGTTTTTGTACAACCAACCAAAGTACACTCTTATCTGGAGCCAAAGATTTCGAGTCATCAAAGGTGTAGCATTAGGATTACTCTATCTACACGAAGAATGGGAGCAAGTAGTGATCCACCGAGACGTAAAAGCCAGTAATGTGTTGCTAGATTGTGAACTGAATGGAAGACTAGGAGATTTCGGCCTGGCAAGGCTATATGATCATGGAACTCTCCCTCAAAGCACCCATGTAGCGGGATCTCTTGGCTACCTTGCCCCTGAGCATAATAGGACTGGGAGGGCCACAACGAGCACTGATGTATATGCTTTTGGGGCCTTTTTGCTAGAGGTTGCCTGTGGAAGAAGGCCAATAGAACCCCGAGTAGCCCCAGCAGAGAATGTCATTTTGGTTGATTGGGTATTTTCGTTCTGGAAATCAGGCGATATTCTCCAGGCggttgatcaaaacttgggtaCTGAGTATGTGAAAGAGGAAGCAGAGCTGGTGCTGAAACTGGGCTTGTTATGCTCTCATTCAGAACCCAAACTTAGACCAAGTATGAGGCAAGTTCTGTTGTACTTGGAGGGATCAGCTAGCCTGCCAGATTTATCATTATTGGCCACGGGCATTTCTGCTGTTGGTCTTGGCTTTGCCTATCCTAGTGGTTTTGAAGATATTACATCATCATTTGCATCTTCCACAGACAAATGTTTTTCACATTCTGTAGCAGACTCTCTTCTCTCCGGTGGTAGGTGA